Below is a genomic region from Brassica rapa cultivar Chiifu-401-42 chromosome A08, CAAS_Brap_v3.01, whole genome shotgun sequence.
AGCCTATCTAGACTCCATAGGAACATGCAATATACTTGGATTAATGTCAATTCTGATAACGAGAGCATCTACGCATACACCTACGCATGTAAGCTTTTTGAGGTTGCATTAAGATATACTTTATTTTCTGGTTTATACTATTCTCAAAGCAAGCATGCCTGATGACCCAGACTTGTTTTATTCCACAAATAgcattattataaattattaccAATAACTATATTATAGCCTGAAACTCATGAAAAGGCCAGTTAATTAATTCCCCTCTCGGTTTCCAGATTCCTATGagaatatacaatataattaacaccaataatgataataattatttataaggtAGTGGGTACTTCGAGAAGTGATCAGTACACAATTAAGCACTATTTTTGTCAAATGAGATAGATGGAGGAATTTTTTGGGTTATCAAATTTCTTACTAATGAAGAGTTACTTAAGAAACAAATCTTTTGATGAATCATTAAGctaaaataatgtaaaattcGTTTTGAAATTGATTGATTGAGCACATAAGGAATCAGATTCAAAAATCCGAACCCTAGATTATTCATGATTATTAATTAGATTTGCGCCAAATTAAGGATGTTGTGTAGCCCTAATATTCAGAGAAAGTGGTTTCATCACCtaataaccttttttttttgtaacaccatcACTTAGCCTATATTACTAAAGTTTGAATATATCTAGCTAAGATTTATTTGAACTAAGTTATATAAATTACGACACCATGACATCAGACGTGTGACCTAACAAGTTGGGGATTGAGTTGTAATGTCGTTTTCATTTCTTATCCACAAAACTTAGAacattaaaaacattatataaaagAGTTATAAAACTTTAGGTATTTACCTCAGACTCGCTATCCAACTGAAGCTTCTTCATAAGGTACTTAATTAGCAATCTAACCGTGATTCTCCCATCTCTTATCCATGCAAATTCAAATTGTTTTCGAAAAATTAGAATATAACAGAAACAATCTTAGTGACTTCCGTAAACAAATAAGTTTCAATAATGCATGAGACAAATAAAGACTTACTTGATTCTCAAGTAGCTTTTGTTTACTTGAGGTAAGAACGGTTCCTTTTCCCTGCGTtcacaaatcaaattttatcaaatatatacaCTGTTTAAAAAAGAATGATCGAGTTTCACCTAATAAAATTGAACCAAACtgagaaaggattaaagaaaaTGCAAGAGAGGTCTTAATTACTGAAATTGCGAAGCTTGGAGAAGAAACCAAAGACCAGAATGTGGTCTTTTTGGAGGATCAATAACCCTAAactccgagcttggtccagctCCTCCCTCCTCCTCGCACCAACTCCTTGTAAAGCTATTACTGATAGTAACGTTACGCTCACTCATCATTCCTATTGATGAAGGTCTAAATGGCGCCGTATATTGAGGTATCCATGGTTTTGAAAATGGAAACGAATAGCCGCGGTTTAGTAACGTTTGAGGCCGGAATAACTGGTGATTGTAAACCAAAGACGCTCCACGCATCGTGAGCAACTCATCATGAGAATATGGCGGCTGCGGCTGCGGGTGATCTACTTTACTTCTAACCGCTCCTGCCGCGGTTGAGGATGAGGTAAACAAAGTGAGGTCTAACGAATTTTCTCTTCCACTTGCGTTTTTGCTACAACAACGTTGGAGCTTATATGATGATGTCCCGTTGTTGTTTTTCTCAGGGCCTACACCTAAGCGGAGCCAAGATTTGTCTCTGTTACCGTCTTCTAGGTTAGTAGAAGCAACGACGTCGTTCTTGGAGGCGGATCCGTCGTCTTCGTTGGCCGGATTATAATAATATTCATTAGAAGCTGCTATTGGATCGGATACGGAACATGCTTCTCCACTAGAATCTTGATTGTTTATTGTTGCTTCTCTCATCATCACCGCCTCCAAGAAGCCGCCTCCGCCGTTGCTGCAAACGCCGTAAAGCGGAGAGGGTTCAAGAGGAAACAAATCGGTCATATGATCTCAGCATGAGGCCATATATGGATGGGTTACTGAAGAGAGCTTTAAGAAGGCATGGTTTTGTGGAGAGGAAATGATTCTCATGAAGAAGATAAGGGTTttgtttatttagttatttctttgtttttctattacaaatattttatatatggtacttttaaaattatatgatatgTGTGTAGGGTTGTGAGTGAGAGAGGACGAGGAAGAGAATGATTCCTCTGCAAATCATACTTTCCACTAATTCTCTTTGTTTGGGAGGTTGTGGGAATGTAAGAAAGAGAGGAGTGTGATGGTCTCTCTGTCTGCCagctttaaatattataaaaatctgAAATTATGGATTATTTCATGTACGTAGagataaaaaatatagatacgtcatgtatatataattttaggactacactttttcttcttcttactcaAACTGATTTAACAATATATTGATTATCCCTGTAAaagatttaatttatttggatTTTATTGACTTTAAATGGACGAAAGGTATGCCTACGCGAGGAAAATGGATGAATTGGGTTGTGATCGGTCCAGCTAATCGCTTTTTCAGACCATGTTCCGGTGACAAAGAATTGACAGCcttattaatttgttttcaaagaaattaaattattgatatacttgaaaagtttatttttagCCCTAATGGGTTGCTTCTTTTAATGGGATTTTGGGTTATTCTATAGCTCTAATTATATTGTAATGATCTCTTCCAAAAAAATTTGGGGTCAACTTTCTCTTCTAGTttagtctttttttcttttaattattccTAATAACGAAAACTGTTTACGGACGTGTTCTTACAAAAACAATTCTTCATTATATATGGTTTTTTGGCTCAAACCTTTTATGCTTAGATAATAAGTCTTTAGAGTTTAGACCATTATAATCCAAGCATGTCCATTTAACATATCGATAACAATCAGTTACTTTATTTTGCATCCAGTAGAGGCCTTCCACAGTATTCTTATAATTTTAAGTAGAGGCCATCCACATCAATCTTCTATAATATTTTCTCAATTTCTCAATTtctcaaaaattaataaaaatgttacaCACATGCAGAAATTTATGAGTGAATGATGAAAAACATGTTCTATTAGATGTGTAGTGATCGttaactaatttaatttttacttaCAACAGTCGATTTTTACAGAAAAACGATCACTCATTGcattctctttttgtttttcttataaaaatcaCTCATTtcctaaaatattttaacagtACAACTTTATCTTTTCACTAAAGTCTTACGAAAATAGCATCATAAATTAATCATGTGTATCAGCCCTAACTAAAGAATTCGTGAATATCGTGGCCAGTGAATTTTCGACTCGTTCGtgtttatttaatatatgtttaacTGAGATTTTTGTATGTGAAAATATTATGGTCATATATAGAAGGCAAACAAATTTACTAATATATcgtactactactactactctcaaaatatatatttattattttgtatactTTTCACTTGCAAAATTCTAATATCTTAAGCTAGCATTTGAGGTTATCAAAATGGATGATAATTTAATTACactaaatgttttattttggttttactGCGACTGATCGATGGTTTTGTTAGTACTAATTATGTGTAACATAGATGTACGTCCATCTTTTTACGTTGTAAGAAAAATGTAGGAATATGAAGTACCATAGTTGCTTATTAGTTACATATGCATGTTATAGAAAAAGGACTCATGGGTGACTTgagaaataataaaattaaatttattagaaATGAGGCAAGTGGATGGGCAGAGAGTGGAGAGAAATATGATGACAATACCTGTCAAAAATGTcaataatataagatagataaCTTGAATAATACATTCATAAAATATGTGTAAAAGGAAACCATATAAAGGGAGcatgaaagaaagaaataaagaagggctaataatatataaatgatgtGTGAAAAATGATGTAAAGTCAAATCCAacctaattttaaaatactattttagtaTGATTTCCACACTATTTTAATTGTAATCTCTTCTTTCTAATATTGAAAATTACATTATTTTAGTGTGACACTATATGTTTACGTAAAATTTACTGTGAAATTATATTGTTACACTAAAATGATGTAATTTTTAGTGTAGATTGGAGAGGTTTAGTGTgaaaatcatattaaaatagtgTTTTGGAGTTGAATTTGAGATGAAAaaaattttagtattaaaattaCGCTAAAATAGTGTAATCTTGATATTATAATAGTATTATAGGTTGAAAATGCTCCAAAAGAAATTGTTaaagtatgtatttttttatatactatACTGGGGGAGATGCgggtatatattatatttgatgGTCGTAGGAGGATGTGAAATACacaaagaaaaccctaatttgtataaaaaaagaaaccaaaaaagaacgaaaaaaaaaaattagagctGGGCATGCATGATGGTGTTTGGTATCCGCAGAGCCCGAGGACCTAAACCACAGACGACGTGGGCACTCTTCTGCTCTTTCTCTGAACTCCATGTGACCCCCACAATTCTCCTACCTATATACACCATAACACATGCATGTGTACTTTTtacaattgttttttatttacatttttggcAATATTCTTCAATATTTGGTATAAATTTTCTATAGCTGTGTGTGATCGCTGCTGCTGCTTGCACTTTTTTTACCTTCGAGGAACTATTATGTAAACCTTTTGTTTAATATCAACCGAAATAATACCACACAATATAGTTAGTGTAACAGTGGCCGGCAAAATAGATTGACAATAACAATCCTAAATGGAGTTGGTTATAGCGATTTGAGTTTTGGCGACGAACCAACTCCATTTAGGATTGTTATTGTCAATCTATTTAAACCTTTTGTTTAAGATTTGAGTTTTGGCGACGAATATTTGTATCTTTTCaactttttaattgaaaaaaaaaaaaaaaaaaaaaaaaaaaaaaaaaaaaaatattattttccttCCGTACACTTTTCTCTCCCAAACTGCGTTCTACATCTTTTCACCTCCACCGTCGCCTCTCACGGCGTCGGCTCCCTCCGGGCCCCATGGCCAAAAAGAAACCACCCAAGAAGCACGCACTAGGCCACAAACCCTCTGGTACTGGCTCTCGGTC
It encodes:
- the LOC103835356 gene encoding protein LAX PANICLE 2, yielding MTDLFPLEPSPLYGVCSNGGGGFLEAVMMREATINNQDSSGEACSVSDPIAASNEYYYNPANEDDGSASKNDVVASTNLEDGNRDKSWLRLGVGPEKNNNGTSSYKLQRCCSKNASGRENSLDLTLFTSSSTAAGAVRSKVDHPQPQPPYSHDELLTMRGASLVYNHQLFRPQTLLNRGYSFPFSKPWIPQYTAPFRPSSIGMMSERNVTISNSFTRSWCEEEGGAGPSSEFRVIDPPKRPHSGLWFLLQASQFQEKEPFLPQVNKSYLRIKDGRITVRLLIKYLMKKLQLDSESEIEIRCRGQQLSPLLTMQHVRDTIWNPKSSLPSSSPSFTLLRDSSTSDHVMILHYGRTA